The following DNA comes from Clostridiales bacterium.
TAATTCTTGTGATAATTTTTAAAATAAAGTCGGTTCCGAATAGGGATAAGGTGAAAGGAAAAAGGCATAAGGTTGCATTTTCTCATGTGCTTTTTCTAATGCTTTTTATCAATCCTGGTATCAATATTTAAATCAATATAGTACTCTCAATCTCTTTAAAATCAATGCCTTTAGCCGTATTCCTTAATCCTAACATACACCTTATCCCTCTCCCCCTAAAAATCAAAAATCCCGCAGCCAATCAGGATTTATCCTGCATCTACTACGGGATTTTGGAATGAACTTTATTTTTATAGAGCGAAGTTTATTATTACGGAGTGGAGTTTATTTGTATTATTCAATATGAACATCCCTGCCCGCTGTACATTACTCAACCGTTACACTTTTTGCAAGGTTACGCGGTTTGTCGATGTCACAGCCCTTTTCAGCCGCCATGTAATACGCAAGGAGCTGAAGAGGTACGACTGTTAGCACCGGAGCCAAAATCTGGAGCGTCTTCGGTATATAAACTACCTGATCGACTGCCTCTGCTATCTCTTTTTTATCATCGAATGCTATGGCAAATACCTTGCCTCCTCTTGTTGTAACCTCTCTTATATTGCTCAGCATTTTTTCAAAGATATCTTCCTGCGTCGCCAGAGCAATTACAGGAGTGTTGTTTTCAATGAGGGCGATGGGTCCGTGTTTTAACTCCCCCGCCGCATATGCTTCCGAATGTATATATGATATTTCCTTCAGTTTAAGGGATCCTTCAAGAGCAACAGCATAATCGAGTCCCCTTCCTAAGAAATATATATCCCTGTACATGTAGTGTTTTGATGCAAACCTCTGTATATCCTCTTTGCGCTTTAAAACTTCCTCCAACTTTTCAGGGAGAAGAAGCATCTCATCCCTGATGGTCCTGTATTCCTCAACAGTCATTTTGCCATCAAGCCTTGCAATGTACATAGCGATTATATACATGGAAATTAGCTGGGTTACATATGCCTTTGTTGAAGCAACTGCGATTTCCGGGCCTGCCCATGTATAGAATATATCGTCCGCCTCTCTTGCAACCGTACTTCCCACGACATTGGTCACGGCGATAACCCTTGCGCCCTTTGCCTTTGCTTCTCTCAATGCTGCAAGAGTATCTGCGGTTTCACCGGATTGGCTTATCACTATCATCAAAGTCTGCTCATCTATGATCGGATTTCTGTATCTGAATTCCGAGGCGATATCCACCTCAACGGATATCCTTGCAAGCTTCTCTATGACATACTTTCCAACGACTCCTGCATGGTAAGCCGTACCGCATGCGACGATGAATATCCTGCTTATTTTATCGAGGTCTTCTTTTGTAAGCTTTATATCGTCGAGTTTTATTTCATCTGAATTTGCCATTATTCTGGATGTCATAGTATTTTTTACCGCCTTCGGCTGCTCGTGGATTTCCTTTATCATGAAGTGCTCATATCCGCCTTTTTCAGCTGCCTGGGCATCCCATGTCACGTTATAAATTTTCTTATCCACATGTTTTCCTTCAGCAGTAATTATATTGACAGAATCCTTTGTTAAGACCGCTACTTCCTTGTCATCTAAAAGATAAACCTTTCTGGTATGGTTTAATATGGCAGGGATATCGGAGGCAATAAAATTCTCTCCTTCTCCGACGCCTACGATAAGAGGGCTGTCTTTTCTGACCGCAACCAGTTTATCCGGCTCATAGCTGCATAAAACTCCAAGCGCATACGAACCTTCTATCCTGTGAATAGCCTTTAATACGGCATCTACTATGTCTCCCTTATAGAAATAGTCTATCAGGTACGGTATAACTTCCGTATCGGTTTCGGTAACAAAAGTATACCCTTCTCCCGTCAGCCATTCTCTTAAATGGAGGTAATTTTCGATTATGCCGTTATGGACAACGCTGATCGTTCCATCCTCATTCATATGAGGATGAGAGTTTATATCGGAGGGCTCTCCGTGTGTCGCCCATCTTGTGTGTCCTATTCCCACGCACCCTTTTATAGGCTGCTTTTCAATCATTTTCTGCAGGTTGCAAAGCCTTCCCCTGCATTTTTCCAGTATGATTTTATTTCCATCAAAGACAGAAACTCCTGCCGAATCATAACCTCTGTATTCAAGCTTCTGCAGCCCCTCCATCAATATGGGGGTTGCCTGTTTATTTCCTATATATCCAACTATGCCACACATAGTTTAAATTTCTCCTCTCAGAATTAAAAGTAAATTAAATCCATCACCCATCTATTTGTCCCGGCAGTCACCCGCCGGCTTTGTAGATTACTCTCGGTGGTGATAAACACCGCAGGACAATCCGCTGAAATCTCGATAAGTCCCGTCCTCGTCAACTCTACCTTTCGGCAAGTCCAAGCGCTTCTTTGCAATCTCAAGCAGGCTTCACCCCCTCTATATTTAGTTTTACGGACATTACTAATTCATCACCTCCTTTCAGCGAGCCGATACTGCTATCTGCATCGCTCTTCAATAAGCTTTGCAAGATCTTTCGCAAGTATGTTCAATTCATTTTCATCCTTGCCTTCCAGCATAACACGCACAAGAGGTTCTGTTCCGGAAGGTCTTATAAGCACCCTTCCCACCCCGTCTAATTTTTTCTCTATATTTTTTATGCT
Coding sequences within:
- the glmS gene encoding glutamine--fructose-6-phosphate transaminase (isomerizing) codes for the protein MCGIVGYIGNKQATPILMEGLQKLEYRGYDSAGVSVFDGNKIILEKCRGRLCNLQKMIEKQPIKGCVGIGHTRWATHGEPSDINSHPHMNEDGTISVVHNGIIENYLHLREWLTGEGYTFVTETDTEVIPYLIDYFYKGDIVDAVLKAIHRIEGSYALGVLCSYEPDKLVAVRKDSPLIVGVGEGENFIASDIPAILNHTRKVYLLDDKEVAVLTKDSVNIITAEGKHVDKKIYNVTWDAQAAEKGGYEHFMIKEIHEQPKAVKNTMTSRIMANSDEIKLDDIKLTKEDLDKISRIFIVACGTAYHAGVVGKYVIEKLARISVEVDIASEFRYRNPIIDEQTLMIVISQSGETADTLAALREAKAKGARVIAVTNVVGSTVAREADDIFYTWAGPEIAVASTKAYVTQLISMYIIAMYIARLDGKMTVEEYRTIRDEMLLLPEKLEEVLKRKEDIQRFASKHYMYRDIYFLGRGLDYAVALEGSLKLKEISYIHSEAYAAGELKHGPIALIENNTPVIALATQEDIFEKMLSNIREVTTRGGKVFAIAFDDKKEIAEAVDQVVYIPKTLQILAPVLTVVPLQLLAYYMAAEKGCDIDKPRNLAKSVTVE